One window of the Allorhizobium ampelinum S4 genome contains the following:
- a CDS encoding carbonic anhydrase — protein MTDFPASLLAGYSNFMNGRYSDERDRYRALAEQGQNPKTMIVACCDSRSAPETIFDCGPGELFVVRNVANMVPPYEPDGQYHSTSAALEFAVQALKVENIIVMGHGRCGGIRAALDPDSEPLSPGDFIGKWMNLIKPAAEQIQNASVMTDAERQTAMERISIRNSIENLRTFPNVRALEEDGKLAIHGAWFDISNGELWVMDPESRDFLRLDP, from the coding sequence ATGACAGATTTTCCAGCTTCCCTTCTCGCCGGTTACAGCAACTTCATGAACGGCCGCTATAGCGACGAGCGGGACCGGTATAGGGCCTTGGCCGAGCAGGGCCAGAACCCCAAAACCATGATTGTCGCCTGTTGCGATTCCCGATCAGCTCCGGAAACCATCTTCGACTGTGGTCCAGGTGAGTTATTCGTGGTGCGTAATGTCGCCAATATGGTGCCGCCCTATGAGCCGGACGGCCAGTATCACTCGACCTCTGCGGCACTCGAATTTGCCGTTCAGGCATTGAAGGTCGAGAACATCATCGTCATGGGCCATGGGCGCTGCGGTGGTATCCGCGCTGCATTGGACCCGGATTCCGAGCCGCTGTCTCCTGGTGATTTCATTGGAAAATGGATGAACCTGATCAAGCCCGCTGCCGAGCAGATCCAGAATGCCTCTGTCATGACCGATGCCGAGCGCCAGACGGCCATGGAGCGGATTTCGATCCGCAACTCCATTGAAAACCTGCGTACCTTTCCCAATGTCCGGGCTTTGGAAGAGGACGGCAAACTGGCCATCCATGGTGCCTGGTTCGATATCTCCAATGGAGAATTATGGGTGATGGACCCCGAAAGCCGTGATTTTCTGCGGTTGGACCCGTAA
- the pdxY gene encoding pyridoxal kinase PdxY, giving the protein MSESPAGAVIAISSHVIRGSVGNRAAVFALESLGFPVWSMPTVVLPWHPGHGPSTRMSFPDDVFDAAIDDLIRAPWLSEVKAVMTGYFGSARQPLAVARLVQALKQHNPDLVYLCDPVIGDLQGLYVPEATAVAIRDHLIPLADIATPNRYELAWMAGAELDTNAAIIDAALSLGPSLMAVTSAVPMMAGSIGNLLLSNRNALLAEHRAMDGVPNGLGDLFSALLLARLLQQHSEEKALQLATASVYEVLARSLKRQSDELTLEQDQSSLITPMALVQIRRLLHPASRPVRS; this is encoded by the coding sequence ATGTCCGAAAGCCCAGCCGGTGCCGTCATCGCCATTTCCAGCCATGTCATTCGCGGATCGGTCGGCAATCGCGCCGCCGTCTTCGCGCTTGAAAGTCTTGGCTTCCCGGTCTGGTCGATGCCAACTGTGGTTTTGCCCTGGCATCCGGGCCACGGCCCTTCCACCCGCATGAGCTTTCCCGACGATGTTTTCGATGCGGCCATCGATGACCTGATCCGGGCACCCTGGCTTTCCGAGGTTAAGGCTGTGATGACGGGCTATTTCGGCAGCGCACGCCAGCCATTGGCTGTGGCCCGGCTGGTTCAGGCGTTGAAGCAGCATAATCCCGATCTCGTTTATCTCTGCGATCCTGTCATCGGCGATCTGCAGGGCCTCTACGTGCCGGAGGCAACGGCGGTTGCGATCCGCGATCACTTGATCCCGCTGGCCGATATCGCCACGCCCAACCGCTATGAACTGGCCTGGATGGCCGGTGCAGAGCTGGACACCAATGCCGCGATCATCGATGCGGCCCTGTCGCTCGGGCCGTCGCTGATGGCCGTTACCTCAGCGGTGCCGATGATGGCGGGCAGTATTGGCAACCTGCTCCTGTCGAACCGCAATGCGCTGCTGGCCGAACACCGGGCGATGGACGGGGTGCCGAACGGGTTGGGCGATCTATTTTCGGCGCTGCTTTTGGCCAGGCTTCTCCAGCAGCATAGCGAGGAGAAGGCCCTGCAACTGGCGACAGCCAGTGTCTATGAAGTGCTGGCCCGCTCACTGAAGCGCCAGAGTGACGAACTGACCCTGGAACAGGACCAATCGAGCCTGATCACGCCGATGGCGCTGGTACAGATTCGCAGGCTGCTGCATCCGGCCAGCCGACCGGTTCGCTCATGA